Proteins encoded by one window of Campylobacteraceae bacterium:
- a CDS encoding winged helix-turn-helix transcriptional regulator, translating to CRKLNALEEVSLIKRIVYPEVPPRVEFALTSHGEKLLEVFGAMEKWGLQYAKEMGGKIGEGHCSK from the coding sequence TGTCGTAAACTAAATGCGCTTGAAGAAGTATCTTTGATAAAAAGAATTGTATATCCAGAAGTTCCACCTAGAGTTGAGTTTGCTTTAACTTCTCATGGAGAAAAACTTTTAGAAGTATTTGGGGCAATGGAGAAATGGGGTTTGCAGTATGCAAAAGAAATGGGTGGAAAGATAGGTGAAGGGCACTGTTCTAAATAA
- a CDS encoding diguanylate cyclase, with product MSIRLRLTLLLGLLFFSSIGNIVFTFILESYGEKKLAWVIHTHEVISVSDKLLSTMTDTETGQRGFLLTKDTNYLEPYYSGVTKARAYLDELLEMTSDNPLQQERLLKIEESMILKIKELKLTIDLMQSGESDKSLDIVLKNTGKKYMDDIREELVSFNHAERLLLEKRDGDFRESRAQITTLVIFEFSVFIFLAVITFMFVKGSLFNPLKLLLASTAKMERGEVQDVSALLPNDEMGYLLSRFYKMSEKVLEKNASLTYSATHDVLTGLKNRVNIHKEINDSISYLEKSKSKMALLFIDLNAFKVLNDTFGHDAGDLVLKETSIRLEESVRSGDSVFRYGGDEFIILIKDIHNVSQIEKIACEILKRFNVPVLFRGHSIDISLSMGIAISPDDSTNSDNMIKYSDIAMYDAKRDKKANHKFFSKTMVKRWNDSVE from the coding sequence ATGAGTATACGCTTACGATTAACATTATTATTAGGTCTTTTATTTTTTTCTTCCATTGGAAATATAGTTTTTACTTTTATATTAGAATCTTATGGGGAGAAAAAATTGGCATGGGTAATTCATACACATGAAGTTATCTCCGTATCAGATAAATTGTTAAGTACAATGACAGATACTGAAACAGGGCAGAGAGGTTTTCTCTTAACCAAAGATACTAATTATTTAGAGCCTTATTATTCAGGTGTTACAAAAGCTCGTGCGTACTTGGACGAATTACTTGAAATGACATCAGATAATCCTCTTCAACAAGAACGTTTACTAAAAATTGAAGAGTCAATGATACTAAAGATTAAAGAGTTAAAACTTACTATTGATTTAATGCAAAGCGGCGAAAGTGATAAATCTTTAGACATAGTTTTGAAAAATACTGGAAAAAAATACATGGATGATATTCGTGAAGAATTAGTATCTTTTAATCATGCAGAACGCCTTTTATTAGAAAAAAGAGATGGTGACTTTAGAGAAAGTAGAGCACAAATAACTACTTTAGTAATATTTGAATTTTCAGTTTTTATATTTTTAGCTGTAATAACATTTATGTTTGTTAAAGGAAGTTTATTTAATCCTCTAAAATTGCTTCTTGCAAGTACTGCGAAAATGGAAAGAGGGGAAGTCCAAGATGTTTCTGCTTTATTACCCAATGATGAAATGGGTTATTTACTTTCTCGTTTTTACAAAATGAGTGAAAAAGTTTTAGAAAAAAATGCATCATTAACATATAGTGCTACTCATGATGTACTAACGGGTCTTAAAAACAGAGTTAATATACATAAAGAAATTAATGACTCAATTAGTTACTTGGAAAAATCGAAGAGTAAAATGGCGCTTTTATTTATTGATTTAAATGCATTCAAAGTACTTAATGATACTTTTGGTCATGATGCAGGGGATTTAGTACTAAAAGAGACTTCTATACGTCTTGAAGAATCTGTACGTTCTGGTGATTCTGTATTTCGTTATGGAGGGGATGAATTTATTATTTTGATTAAAGATATCCATAATGTATCTCAAATAGAGAAGATTGCTTGTGAAATCTTAAAGAGATTTAATGTACCTGTACTTTTTCGTGGTCATTCTATAGATATTTCATTGAGTATGGGAATAGCTATTTCACCAGATGATTCAACCAATAGTGATAATATGATTAAATATTCTGATATTGCTATGTATGATGCAAAACGAGATAAAAAGGCCAATCATAAGTTTTTTTCTAAAACCATGGTGAAACGTTGGAATGATAGCGTGGAATAA
- a CDS encoding acyl-CoA desaturase, giving the protein MENTNKATAYPDVFAELRASVREAGLLKRVPIRGSIEMIAILVSFVIVFTTIALWNPILLGLFMALLFTRSVFVSHDILHLQYFKSKKLSLLLSYPFSALAITNSSSWWIFKHNENHHTYCNVPEKDEDIRAMDGAFTPNNKGNNKTLRFLKYPVFWGAMFFMYPAFIAQSYSYVIKNKHFGELALMLLHWPIIWGLVFYLLPLGSALITFATLYVSLSAWLSFGFITNHLGCEVFTNKERKEMTWLEFQMRTSRSLKGGAIVHWFYGGLNTQIEHHLFPHAPRFSLLKVQKMTKDIAQKYNMKYFETTPIEAYLQINKALGKY; this is encoded by the coding sequence ATGGAGAATACAAACAAAGCAACAGCTTATCCAGATGTATTTGCAGAACTAAGAGCAAGTGTAAGAGAAGCAGGCTTACTAAAAAGAGTACCTATTCGAGGATCAATAGAGATGATTGCAATACTTGTTTCTTTTGTCATCGTATTTACAACAATTGCACTATGGAATCCAATACTTCTAGGTCTGTTTATGGCTCTTTTATTTACAAGATCTGTTTTTGTATCTCATGACATACTGCACTTACAATACTTTAAAAGTAAAAAACTCTCACTTCTTTTGAGTTATCCTTTTTCAGCTTTAGCTATAACAAACTCATCTTCATGGTGGATTTTTAAACACAATGAGAACCATCATACTTATTGTAATGTTCCTGAAAAAGATGAGGATATAAGAGCAATGGATGGGGCTTTTACTCCTAACAATAAAGGAAATAACAAAACACTTAGATTCTTAAAATATCCTGTATTTTGGGGTGCTATGTTTTTTATGTATCCTGCATTTATTGCACAGTCTTATTCTTATGTTATAAAAAATAAACATTTTGGTGAACTTGCTTTGATGCTTTTGCATTGGCCAATAATTTGGGGTTTGGTATTTTATCTTTTACCTCTAGGAAGTGCACTTATTACTTTTGCAACCTTATATGTAAGTCTTTCTGCTTGGTTGTCTTTTGGTTTTATTACCAATCATTTGGGCTGTGAAGTATTTACTAATAAAGAACGAAAAGAAATGACTTGGTTAGAATTTCAAATGAGAACGAGTAGATCTTTAAAAGGCGGAGCTATTGTACATTGGTTTTATGGAGGTTTAAATACTCAAATTGAACATCACTTATTTCCTCATGCTCCAAGATTTTCTTTACTAAAAGTTCAGAAAATGACAAAAGATATTGCCCAAAAATACAATATGAAGTACTTTGAAACTACGCCTATTGAAGCTTATCTTCAAATTAATAAAGCACTTGGTAAGTATTAA
- a CDS encoding NarK/NasA family nitrate transporter: MASLKDLKGQGHTPTLFMAFLYFDMSFMVWTMLGPLSTEISEALALSGHIMSAGEKATLLSLPILSGAILRIILGFGVDKLGAKTTALISQLIVIVALLSAYFMGSDISYNQLLIVALGLGFAGASFAVALPQAGQWYPPRLQGVVLGIAGAGNIGVVIDFLFAPKIAEIWGWNMVFGVGAFMAIVVFIAYVLFAFDAPSHVYKKNPKRLKDYVNLLKDKDTWWFSLFYAISFGGFVGIAGYMKVYLMNTYSADMATFGTEIMNENNVKVIAGYFGALCIFAGAILRPYGGSTADRIGGVKSLYFFYTAVVILVIITAVIDLPFYASIVVLFLMMANLGMANGAVFQLVPQRFAKDIGIMTGIVGCAGGLGGTALIQTLGWSKGTFDGYSVGFLIFALVLIVAIVGLSMVKTRWRTTWGVQAGGII, from the coding sequence ATGGCAAGTTTAAAAGATTTAAAAGGACAAGGACATACACCTACACTGTTTATGGCCTTTTTATATTTCGATATGAGTTTTATGGTTTGGACAATGTTGGGCCCTTTAAGTACTGAAATTTCTGAGGCATTAGCATTAAGCGGACATATTATGAGTGCTGGTGAAAAAGCTACACTTTTATCTTTGCCTATCTTATCCGGTGCTATTTTACGAATTATATTGGGTTTTGGAGTAGATAAACTTGGTGCTAAAACTACTGCACTTATTTCACAACTTATTGTAATTGTTGCTCTTTTAAGCGCCTATTTTATGGGAAGTGATATTTCATATAATCAATTGTTAATTGTTGCTCTTGGTTTAGGTTTTGCAGGGGCTTCTTTTGCTGTTGCTTTACCACAAGCAGGTCAGTGGTATCCACCAAGATTACAAGGTGTTGTTTTAGGAATTGCTGGGGCTGGTAATATAGGTGTTGTTATTGATTTCTTATTTGCACCAAAAATTGCCGAAATTTGGGGATGGAATATGGTATTTGGAGTAGGCGCTTTTATGGCAATTGTTGTTTTTATTGCTTATGTTTTATTTGCTTTTGATGCCCCTTCCCATGTCTATAAAAAGAATCCCAAAAGACTTAAAGATTATGTTAATTTATTAAAAGACAAAGATACATGGTGGTTCTCATTGTTTTATGCTATTAGTTTTGGTGGATTTGTTGGAATTGCTGGTTATATGAAAGTTTATTTAATGAATACGTATTCAGCAGACATGGCAACATTTGGAACAGAAATAATGAATGAAAACAATGTAAAAGTAATTGCTGGGTATTTTGGAGCTTTATGTATTTTTGCAGGAGCAATATTAAGACCTTATGGAGGAAGTACAGCAGATAGAATTGGCGGCGTTAAATCTTTATACTTTTTTTATACAGCTGTTGTTATATTAGTGATAATTACGGCTGTTATAGATTTGCCATTTTACGCTTCTATTGTGGTATTATTCTTAATGATGGCAAACCTAGGTATGGCAAATGGAGCAGTATTTCAGCTTGTTCCTCAACGATTCGCAAAAGATATCGGAATAATGACTGGTATTGTTGGTTGTGCTGGAGGACTAGGAGGAACTGCTCTTATTCAAACGCTTGGATGGTCAAAAGGTACTTTTGATGGGTATAGCGTTGGATTTTTAATCTTTGCTCTTGTACTAATTGTTGCAATTGTAGGATTAAGTATGGTAAAAACAAGATGGAGAACAACTTGGGGAGTACAAGCGGGAGGAATAATATAA
- a CDS encoding protein phosphatase 2C domain-containing protein: MKNISNSSFSLAKGKNLLSDDFSDIQSFDNLNIAIMCDGVGSAKEGRQAAQKTCQYLMDSFKSRPKAWSIEKCLKTFINNINNILYSSSMQDYQRVEMITTLAIVVIHGNRLYGANIGDTRIYLLRENILTQLSSDHVMNEKGYEDVLTLAVGMEEQSDLYYFENTLEKEDKILLCTDGLYKGLSEEELIKQLAFGAYSLVKKASAKVDDLLEDDCSALILNINKKDELAQLKSLNLKIASKLSVNDVIDDYTLVKSLIQDERTWICKKENVEYIIKFPPLNAEQNPQEFDTFIKEIWNAKRLEGDFFPKTYLPVNRTYRYYLMDKIEGKDLKEHLKNSVLSIEETIELTKVLLKMSQYLLNNDLVHADIKPENIMITQINNTKSFKIIDFGSITEIYSLQTNAGTPSYIAPERFHGAALNESTEIYSIGVTLYEALCNKYPYGEVEAFSSPSFNSLKRPKNFNKNIPVWFESFLLHCLCKDANNRYSSYSHVLFELKNPEKVIPYFDKNTPFLEKDPVKFYKIGFYTLLLINFIFLINIL; encoded by the coding sequence GTGAAGAACATATCAAATTCTTCTTTTTCTCTTGCAAAAGGGAAAAATCTACTATCTGATGATTTTTCCGATATTCAAAGTTTTGATAATTTGAATATTGCCATTATGTGTGATGGAGTTGGAAGCGCAAAAGAAGGAAGACAAGCAGCACAAAAAACATGTCAATACCTTATGGACTCTTTTAAAAGCAGACCAAAAGCGTGGAGTATTGAAAAATGTCTAAAAACCTTTATTAATAATATTAACAATATTTTATATTCTTCTTCTATGCAAGATTATCAACGTGTTGAAATGATAACTACCTTAGCTATTGTTGTAATTCATGGCAACAGATTGTATGGAGCAAATATTGGAGATACGAGAATATATCTGCTTAGAGAAAACATTCTTACTCAATTATCAAGCGATCATGTTATGAATGAAAAAGGTTATGAAGATGTTCTTACTTTGGCTGTAGGAATGGAAGAACAAAGTGATTTATATTATTTTGAAAATACCCTAGAAAAAGAAGACAAAATTCTTTTATGTACAGATGGATTGTACAAAGGTTTAAGTGAAGAAGAATTAATAAAACAGCTTGCTTTTGGTGCTTATTCTTTGGTTAAAAAAGCCAGTGCAAAAGTAGATGATTTATTAGAAGATGATTGCAGCGCATTAATTTTAAATATTAATAAAAAAGATGAACTGGCCCAGCTTAAAAGTTTAAATTTAAAAATTGCTTCAAAACTATCAGTAAACGATGTAATTGATGATTATACCCTGGTAAAATCTTTAATTCAAGATGAGAGAACATGGATATGTAAAAAAGAAAATGTAGAATATATCATAAAATTTCCTCCTCTTAATGCGGAGCAAAACCCACAAGAATTTGATACCTTTATAAAAGAAATATGGAATGCCAAAAGATTAGAAGGCGATTTTTTTCCAAAAACCTATCTTCCCGTTAATCGAACATACAGATACTATCTGATGGATAAAATTGAAGGAAAAGATTTAAAAGAACATCTGAAAAACTCTGTATTAAGTATAGAAGAAACAATTGAACTGACAAAAGTTTTACTAAAAATGTCACAATATTTATTAAACAATGATTTAGTGCATGCAGACATAAAACCAGAAAACATTATGATTACTCAAATAAACAATACAAAAAGCTTTAAAATTATTGATTTTGGTTCTATTACAGAAATATACTCTTTGCAAACAAATGCAGGAACACCCTCTTATATTGCACCTGAACGCTTTCATGGCGCTGCTTTAAACGAAAGCACTGAGATTTACTCTATAGGAGTAACCTTATATGAAGCTCTTTGTAATAAATATCCTTATGGAGAAGTAGAAGCTTTTTCAAGTCCTAGTTTTAATTCTCTTAAACGTCCAAAAAACTTTAATAAAAATATTCCTGTTTGGTTTGAATCGTTTTTATTGCATTGTTTATGCAAAGATGCAAATAACAGATATTCTTCTTATTCACATGTTTTATTTGAATTAAAGAATCCCGAAAAAGTGATTCCTTATTTTGATAAAAATACTCCTTTTTTAGAAAAAGACCCCGTAAAGTTTTATAAAATTGGCTTTTACACCTTATTATTAATTAATTTTATATTTTTAATTAATATATTATAA
- a CDS encoding dimethyl sulfoxide reductase anchor subunit, whose protein sequence is MSNNFTTPLDSFINYKTNTHNQCGNYSIDIKKPKEDEQYRFHFDATACIGCHCCEVACNEQNNNDAAIKWRRVGETQSGTFPAISSHFNSMSCNHCIDPECLKGCPTNSYIKFDNGIVFHDDESCIGCQYCTWNCPYEVPVFDESRGIVTKCHMCHEKLDIGQTPACVQACPSGAIQIELVNTKEWLEKDMYTQGIAPHLCDVDITKPTTRYTLNEDLNKSIQTPADDHILKANHAEWPLVFMTVLTQMSLGAFSILFLLETLNYFSFIGVNITTRMYILAFLPAALGLPLSALHLGRPILALTAMKNIKTSWLSREALALGLFTGALSASIVLSYLQSPYLLINNIFVLALGIYGIYAQSMIYRIKARPSWNKKETTYNFFNVGYIGSLLIALSLLINEVYFLSSLVFSFSLILSIYQQLLFKKKETFYKNLEEENKNFYQLNKTKKLYEGMFKKHSQIRALTLNISITFTLIVLILLVNEYYLIAGTIAAISTVSAFVSEIIERSLFYKTAVAHGLAGHFFAGNQR, encoded by the coding sequence GTGTCAAACAATTTCACTACCCCTCTTGATAGTTTTATAAACTATAAAACAAATACTCATAATCAATGTGGTAATTATTCTATTGATATAAAAAAACCCAAAGAAGATGAACAATACCGATTTCACTTTGATGCAACTGCTTGTATTGGCTGTCATTGTTGTGAAGTTGCCTGTAATGAACAAAATAATAATGATGCAGCTATTAAATGGAGAAGAGTGGGAGAAACTCAAAGTGGAACCTTTCCTGCTATTTCAAGCCATTTTAATTCTATGTCATGTAATCACTGTATTGATCCCGAATGTCTAAAAGGCTGTCCTACTAATTCTTATATAAAATTTGATAATGGCATTGTTTTTCACGATGATGAGAGCTGTATTGGCTGTCAGTATTGTACATGGAATTGTCCCTATGAAGTACCTGTTTTTGATGAGAGCAGAGGAATAGTAACCAAGTGTCATATGTGTCATGAAAAATTAGACATTGGTCAAACACCTGCTTGTGTCCAAGCCTGTCCCAGCGGTGCAATTCAAATAGAACTTGTGAATACAAAAGAATGGTTAGAAAAAGACATGTATACACAAGGGATTGCACCGCATTTATGTGATGTTGATATTACAAAACCTACTACGAGATATACTTTAAATGAAGACTTAAATAAAAGTATTCAAACACCAGCCGATGATCATATTTTAAAAGCCAATCATGCAGAATGGCCTTTGGTTTTTATGACAGTATTAACACAAATGTCTTTGGGTGCTTTTAGCATTTTATTTTTATTAGAAACATTAAACTATTTTTCTTTTATAGGCGTAAATATTACAACACGTATGTATATTCTGGCTTTTTTGCCAGCAGCTTTAGGTTTACCTTTGTCAGCTTTACACTTAGGTCGCCCTATTTTAGCACTAACCGCCATGAAAAATATTAAAACATCATGGTTAAGTAGAGAAGCTTTGGCTTTAGGTTTATTTACAGGAGCCTTAAGTGCAAGCATTGTTTTATCGTATTTACAAAGTCCTTATTTATTAATAAACAATATTTTTGTATTAGCACTTGGAATATATGGTATTTATGCACAATCTATGATTTATAGAATAAAAGCAAGACCTTCTTGGAATAAAAAAGAAACAACATATAACTTCTTTAATGTAGGTTATATTGGAAGTTTACTGATAGCTTTATCATTGTTAATTAATGAAGTTTATTTTCTTTCATCCCTTGTATTTTCATTCTCTTTAATATTAAGTATTTATCAACAACTATTATTCAAGAAAAAAGAGACTTTTTATAAAAACTTAGAAGAAGAAAATAAGAACTTTTATCAACTTAATAAAACAAAAAAACTTTATGAAGGTATGTTTAAAAAACATTCACAAATAAGAGCTCTTACATTAAATATAAGTATTACTTTTACCTTAATAGTACTCATTCTTTTAGTAAATGAATATTACTTAATAGCAGGAACAATAGCAGCCATAAGTACAGTAAGTGCTTTTGTGTCAGAAATAATTGAACGTTCATTGTTCTATAAAACAGCTGTTGCACATGGTCTTGCGGGTCACTTTTTTGCAGGAAATCAACGATGA
- a CDS encoding nitrate reductase, whose protein sequence is MINKIKKFLGVDVQMEKFALVDDSTFGKVAKEKAPTKWVRSTCGYCGVGCGLYIGVKNNKAVYTKGDPAHPVNMGTLCPKGLSEHETLASSNRYDGPMIKKDGKLVEVSWDEAFKKTSDSFKKIQKKYGNQALACISTGQLLSEEFYTLGKFMQMGLKTTNYDGNTTLCMASAVMGYKQTFGSDGPPGAYEDFSYADVIMLIGANIADNHPILKLHIQKNEQITGKKPTIIVIDPRYSKTASMADIFVPLNPRADLALMNTLAYIIIENNWINEEFISKKTSNYENFKTHILNNYSPEQTSEIIGIKKEDLYELAKTYSSAKAAMSAWTMGVNHSSIGTDTVSAICNLALITGNLGRKGATALSITGQCNAMGTREVGFTSSIPGYRNFASKKDREEYAKIANVPYCDVPTKRGYSYPQIIDAINAGEIKALYIVATNPLVSFPDQIKLREAFDKLELLVVQDAFKSETTQVADIVFAAATWGEKEGTYTNSERRCNYAQKALEPRANTKSDFHIVLEFSKYFEGVNERLFPSWSEPLDAFNEWKKISEGRLCDYTGMSYSLIAKLGGIQWPCNKEFPQGKARLYDDKIDFPTKDKKAKLLALDWLPFQDKLSTEFPLILNTGRTVEQWHTRTKTKEISILNDLCPEAWIEINPYDAKKLKVKSGERLSISSLRGTVKDIIVKESQTIKSGHIFIPFHYSKQLINAVTIAEFDPKSFEPNYKQCAVQLHSKNVPTGIKYNKKELSLELLNTVKQNQYTKKEYT, encoded by the coding sequence ATGATCAATAAAATTAAAAAATTCCTAGGGGTTGATGTGCAAATGGAAAAATTTGCTCTAGTTGATGATAGTACTTTTGGAAAAGTAGCCAAAGAAAAAGCACCTACTAAATGGGTAAGAAGTACTTGTGGATATTGTGGGGTTGGTTGTGGCTTGTATATTGGAGTTAAAAATAATAAAGCTGTTTATACAAAAGGGGATCCAGCTCATCCTGTTAATATGGGAACTTTATGCCCTAAGGGTTTAAGTGAACATGAAACACTTGCGAGTAGCAACAGATACGATGGACCAATGATTAAAAAAGACGGGAAACTTGTAGAGGTTTCTTGGGATGAAGCCTTTAAAAAAACAAGTGATTCCTTTAAAAAGATTCAAAAAAAATATGGAAATCAAGCTCTGGCTTGTATTTCAACAGGACAATTATTAAGCGAAGAGTTTTATACCCTTGGAAAATTCATGCAAATGGGTTTAAAAACCACAAATTATGATGGAAATACAACTTTATGTATGGCATCTGCTGTTATGGGATATAAACAAACCTTTGGAAGTGATGGACCTCCTGGGGCTTACGAAGATTTTTCATATGCCGATGTAATTATGTTAATTGGTGCAAATATTGCGGATAATCATCCCATCTTAAAATTGCATATTCAAAAAAATGAACAAATAACAGGGAAAAAACCTACGATTATTGTCATTGATCCAAGATATTCAAAAACAGCTTCCATGGCAGATATTTTTGTTCCTTTAAATCCAAGAGCGGATTTAGCATTAATGAATACCCTGGCCTATATTATCATTGAAAATAATTGGATTAATGAAGAATTTATTAGTAAAAAAACATCGAATTATGAAAACTTTAAAACACATATTTTAAACAATTATTCTCCCGAACAAACAAGTGAAATTATTGGAATAAAAAAAGAAGATTTATATGAGCTTGCAAAAACATATTCAAGTGCGAAAGCAGCAATGTCTGCTTGGACTATGGGAGTAAATCACAGTTCAATTGGTACTGATACTGTAAGTGCTATTTGTAATCTTGCTTTAATTACAGGAAACTTAGGAAGAAAAGGAGCAACTGCTTTATCTATCACGGGACAGTGTAATGCTATGGGAACGAGAGAAGTTGGTTTTACATCTTCAATCCCAGGGTATAGAAACTTTGCATCAAAAAAAGATCGAGAAGAGTATGCAAAAATTGCAAATGTTCCATATTGCGATGTACCTACAAAAAGAGGATATTCTTATCCTCAAATAATTGATGCTATTAATGCAGGTGAAATAAAAGCTTTATATATAGTAGCTACCAATCCTTTGGTTTCTTTTCCAGATCAAATAAAACTTCGAGAAGCTTTTGATAAATTAGAATTATTAGTCGTACAAGATGCTTTTAAAAGTGAAACGACACAAGTGGCGGATATTGTTTTTGCTGCTGCTACCTGGGGTGAAAAAGAAGGTACTTATACCAATTCTGAGCGTCGTTGCAATTATGCACAAAAAGCTCTTGAACCACGAGCAAATACGAAAAGTGATTTTCATATTGTTTTAGAGTTCTCAAAATACTTTGAAGGAGTAAATGAGCGTTTATTTCCTTCTTGGAGCGAACCACTTGATGCATTTAATGAATGGAAAAAAATATCAGAGGGAAGATTATGCGATTATACAGGAATGTCTTATTCATTAATTGCCAAACTAGGTGGAATACAATGGCCTTGTAATAAAGAATTCCCCCAAGGAAAAGCAAGATTATATGATGACAAAATCGATTTTCCGACAAAGGATAAAAAAGCCAAATTATTGGCCCTCGACTGGTTACCATTTCAAGATAAACTAAGTACTGAATTTCCTTTGATTTTAAATACAGGGAGAACAGTTGAACAATGGCATACAAGAACAAAAACCAAAGAGATAAGTATATTAAACGACCTATGTCCTGAGGCTTGGATAGAAATAAATCCCTATGATGCTAAAAAACTAAAAGTAAAAAGTGGTGAGAGATTAAGTATTTCTTCTTTAAGAGGAACAGTAAAAGATATTATAGTAAAAGAGTCACAAACAATAAAAAGTGGTCATATATTCATTCCTTTTCATTATTCAAAACAATTAATCAATGCAGTAACCATTGCAGAGTTTGACCCAAAATCTTTTGAGCCAAATTATAAACAATGTGCAGTTCAACTACATAGTAAGAACGTTCCTACTGGAATTAAATATAACAAAAAAGAATTATCCCTAGAACTATTAAATACTGTAAAACAAAATCAATATACCAAGAAGGAATATACATGA